The Erinaceus europaeus chromosome 17, mEriEur2.1, whole genome shotgun sequence nucleotide sequence gaagagaaagatagacacctgcagaccttcttcaccacctgtgaagcgactcccctacaggtggggagctggggactcgaacccagatccttaggccggtccttgcgctttgagacacgtgtgcttaacctgctgtgctaccgcccgactcctggtctTCAAATTTTCTAACTCAAATATGTAAGACATGAATTCTAGAGTCCTCCACCCACTTCATGATTCTATATTATATTGAAACAATGActgtaaaaatgataaaaaatttaaatagggaGAGCGGAGAGTTGCGGCTAAGAGCGGCGGCTGAGGCAGAGCCGTGATATTTTGGATCGAGGGCCTCACTCCGAAGCTGGACCCCGAGGAGATGAAATGGAAGATACATGAGGATGTGATCTCCTCCATAAGGAACTTTCTCATCTACGTGGCCTTGCTGCTAGTCACTCCTTTTATCTTAAAGACTTTGGACAGCATATGAAGATTGGTTATCACATATGAATGCCTAATGTGAAGAGCCTGGTTACAGTTTCTACTCCTATCTGTACATGGATAGGCTCAGAAGGATTTAAGAGACTTTGAATGgacataaatttttttcttttaagaacaaGTTTGAGTCTGGCAGCTGGCCTCCATAGTTAAAACAAAACTACTTGGGAAAAGATGTTTTGTCATAGTATGCCCTTATGCCTGTGATATTCAGCCTCTGTGATGTTGGGGTAATAACTGCAAATTCCATTTTCTGGCTTGTATTAATTATAAGGGAATGATGTGGTCTTATCAATCATTTCTGTTCACCTTTTTAGTTCTGTCACAGTTtgttaaaattaactttttatgGAAGCCAGCACACAAACACAATGATCTTAAAGCACAGGACTATTAGTCTATACTTTTAATAAACATATCACTTAAAACtgaaaaaacttaaataaagaaatgattttAGAAGTGCagcaattatttttaatatttccaaaAGTGAGTGAAGGAATATTTACAGAAGcttgataaatatattttaagattctTTCAACTTATATAATAAGCATATACATATTTAAGTCATTTGCTtacacataaaaaattaaaatctatcACTTTAGTGGCtagaatatttattaaaaaataagatttaaataaatttataaacctTATGAATTTGAGATAAATGCAAAACTAAGAGAGGtcacatctttaaaataaatccCCTTATGAAATAGTTTTTATACCTtcctgaaataaaattttaagaaaacatGTACATACAGAGAAAAGATGGATATTAGACAGAACACTAAAAATAGCATTTTTCCACCTAATTCTAAAAGAGCTATTTCTTTACATAATTATATATGTAGACAACATTAATGTTCTTTAAGTTGCTGAAATTACTTTCAGACCTTTCAGATTCCCCTTGCTCCAAAGGAATAGCATCATTTGGAGGCCAGggtgatatgtttttttttttcctcctcctcccccttcttcttcttcccaaaAGGATTTATGCAGGAAACTGACAATAtttgttcaatttgtttaagtgATGAAGTAGATGTCAACTAATGTTCACAGACCCACATTAACATTTTTTGCTTTTACCCTTAACTAAAGGCCTTGGAAGTATCAAAGAAATGCTGAGTTTTGGTAAACCCCATCTACACTGACCAGTTTAGAGAGACATAGCTTATCTCAGTATTCCATGTGTGAGAGGAGAGGTGAAATGGAAATAATGTCTCCACTTCTATGGACTGACCCGTACTTCTGGGGGCTGTCTCAAAAAGGCTGCTTCACAACACCTTACTCAGTGATTCTAATTTCTTTCTGATCTTACTTTCTTTAAGTGAGCTGCTGTTGGGTATCTCATTAAATTCTAGACAGGATGCCAGGTACTGAGGATACAACCATGAAGAAGATGCTAATCCTACCCTTGAGGTGGTCAAGAGTCTagcatcttcctttctttcctttgggCATAGgcatccccatctctctctctttttccctctctttttaaatttttaaaatttatctttatttattggatagaaacagccagaaattgagagggtagggggtgatagagagagggaaagagacaagagaaatatctgcagcactactaCACCACTCGTTAAACttttcctctgcagttggggagtgggagttcgaacccaggtccttgtgcattgtaacacctacgctcaaccaggtgtgccaccacccagccctctggtATCCCTATGTCTAAGAGGACTGCATGAAAGGGTTTCTAAGAGTATTAAATGTGAAAGCACTCAAGTGTCTAAGTAAGATGTTAGTAGTACAGGGTTTAGTGGTGACAAGCTCTCTGCCCCAGCACTCGCAAGTGCTGGACATCCTCCTCTGTCAGGAGGACAGGAGATGACACTCTGCCCTGACCCCAGTGGTTGCAGCCTGTGCACATTACATACACACAGGCTTTTGGGATATCTTGATCCTTCAAGACAAGGCTACGCAGCCTGAAATGTCCATCTTCCTTTATTCTTTCATGTCACTGAAGGAGCAGTAGCTGGGTCCTAGGCCTCGCACGGTACAGTCGGTACTGTCGCTGTCACACTTGCCACAGTGACACTCAGTGGCTACTGGATATGTATACAGGGAGTCTGCATGGTGAGCACAGCCAGGTATTTTCACCGTCTCATACACCACATCCTTGAAGGTACATGCTTTCTGGATGTTGGGTCGGGCTGGGTCCTTGTATACCAGATCCTGAATTTAGAAAGCAGAGAGATTACACTTTGCTGTAAAGCTATTTAGCTTAATcaaaataagacagaaattaaATATTGCTTGTTCTAATATTTACCCatgaaaattcatttatttaaagcCCTCAGCAAAGAAATGTGACCTCATAAATGACCTATCTGCTACATCACATTTCCTGACTGTTTTGAAAATCTTGCAGACAATATAAATaatttgttttcctttactgACAGTTACATATTAGTTATTTCTCAAACTATAGGAAAACTTGAAttacacaaaaaagaaaatggtaactTTGACTTTCAGTGTAAGAAAATGGTGGAAAGCAAAatgagatatttttttaatttagttgaaAACTATATATTCACTTTCTGTTATCCCTCTCACTGCTTTCTGTGGTTTCAATTGCTTATAGTCAGTGATGATTTATTACATATAATAATATTCTTACCATATTCACATAACTTTTATATCAATGGTTTGTTATAATCGTTCATTTTGTTACTACTTATGGTTAGTAACACCTTCTTTTGTCTAGTTGCTGAGTTAAACACTATCATAGGGATGTATTCAGAAGAAAAGACAATGTATATAGGATTCAGTACTATCCACATTTTCAGACATCCACTGGGGATCTTGGAATATATCCTTTGTGGTTAAGGTGGAACTTCTATATTAGTAACAATTTAATCCACAAACCATTAAGTTTAAGTAATCATAAAATGTCTACAAATACAGTGTCCTTGTGTATTTGTAGAAAGTAAAAAGGGCACAATATGAAAGGTTAATGTTTAATTTAAGGTTTATGTAAGAGTTGAAATATTTTGACTTTGAGGAGATCCTCTCCATCTTAAATACTGTATATTACAGAACTTGAATCTTAAAGAATACAAGGTTTGCATATAAGATACACATATATCTAGGCAGAACAGATATGTTCCTAACATTTCTAGTGAAAAAGTTATTTGCATGAAGGGAAAAATTGatgttgtttaatttattttaatatcatGTTACTGAGTCCTATTCTAGAAAGATATATTGAATTGTTCTAAAAGTGGAGTTAGATTGACTGAACTCACTTACTCACTTACCACTCAGtaagatatatattaaaattgCCATTTTCACTCACTTTATAGGATGAAATTCTGCATAGATAGCTAGATGTTATAGGGGATAAGGTAAACAAAGTAGAAACTGCCCCTTTATTTGGATTAATGCTAAGAAGCTGTATGAATACAAACTAGTGGTTTTATGCTTTTGTGCTTTCATTTTATCAAAGGTATTAAGAAGTCTGTAAGGCTGAAAGTCTTAAAGTCTGTAAGGGATGATTGTGCTTTGGGCTGCTTGTTGGCATTGTATTCAGTCAGGCAATAAGATAATTGTTAATATGctatttgtatttttatgtggctTTGGAAACATATGAGTAGTTTTTTTCTAAAGCTATGGATTTAATTACAGAAATTGACTTTTGGAGAATATATGAATATTCAATTAAATGTGTCTTCATGTTTCTCTGTATGCCAAATCTAACAATgaactacactttttttttttttatgagagagaaaaacaccagactCATGTGACACTGCCGGTTAAATGTAGGGtcttatatatgcaaatatagaaaactcctgcagacctgcttcaccacttgtgaagcttgccccctgcaagaacaggggacttgaacacaggtccttatacatgataacatgtgcactcaactctgtgtgccactgcccagcctccccctTTTAATACAGAATTGGTAATGTTACCAAGTTATCAGATCAAATCAGAAGTTTCTCTAAACTTATGCTAATCCAATCCAAGCCCAAACATCTGATCTCCTGGTAGTTTACCTTGATTGTAAGATAGATAGTATTGATTTAAGTTATTCAGGACTATGACTTgggaaacttaaaaaataaaaggggaattGATGAAGCTTGTCTCATATAGA carries:
- the FSHB gene encoding follitropin subunit beta; this translates as MKSVQLCFLFCCWKAICCSSCELTNITIAVEREECRFCISINTTWCAGYCYTRDLVYKDPARPNIQKACTFKDVVYETVKIPGCAHHADSLYTYPVATECHCGKCDSDSTDCTVRGLGPSYCSFSDMKE
- the LOC132533951 gene encoding mitochondrial import receptor subunit TOM5 homolog, which encodes MMSKWEQNFATPKYVFGPRLISSEDSEDRIKIIFEKDSYIAVIFWIEGLTPKLDPEEMKWKIHEDVISSIRNFLIYVALLLVTPFILKTLDSI